The Bacteroidia bacterium sequence CGTTTCCATACTTCTCTGCGTTTCGACCTTAATGACACCTACCTGCCCAATCCTGCCAGCCAACTTACTTCGTCCCTTTATCCTGACGTGAATGTGGCCCCTTATCAGGATAATTCCTGGTCTGCGCTGGTAAAGATGAACTACGACATTACTCCGAAAAAGCGCATTACGGCTACGTACATGAAATCGCTTACCATCAATCAAGACCTGAACATGCTGCGGATCACCGGCAATGATCTCCCCTATAATCCCGGATTCCAGTTCCCTTTTATGTTGCAACCCGATAATGCCAGCACCTTTACCCATGATGCGAATATGCAGATCGTGAATTGGGCCCATACTATTAATAGCAAATTCTCCTACCAGGCCACGCTTTCCCGCTTTTTTGTACACCTGCGCGGTGATGCCAACGGCAGGCCCTGGCGCCCTGAGGTGGTGAACACTGAATTCGATCCGCAATCCATCGTCACGTTTCCTGTAGAATATTTCAACCCGGATGATTCTGTGGCTTTTGTGATGGCTGCGCCCGGATTATTTAATAATAACGGGATCAGTACGCTGTGGCATGACCACCGTGTGGAAGAATACACGTTGCGTTTAAATGGTTTTCGCTACAGTGAGAATACGCTGAACAAACTTACCTTCGGAACGGAAGTCAAGCTCCAGGATTTGCGATGGGTAGACGTTACCAAGCCCTGGATTGGAGCACCTATTGAACTTGCAGACGGCAGCTTTTCGCAGACATTCCGCCTGGGCGAGATCAGCGATCTGTGGCAGGTTACGCCCGCAACAGGCGCATTTTATATTTCGGATAAAATCAAGTATCAGGGGTTAATTGCCGAAGCAGGCGCCCGCCTCGAATACTGGTTTCCCGGGCAATTTGTAGACGATGCAGTGGAAAACAGCAACTCACCCATCCGTGATGAGATACGGCAAGCTTACCGTGAGGAAACCACACGTTTTCTGGGAAAGCGTTTTAAAGCCCGGCTGCTGCCCAAAATTTCCGCATCATTTCCCATAAAGGAAAACCAGGTGATGTATTTTAATTATGGCCATTCTATGGTACTGCCCCATCCTTCGTTTGTTTATACCGGCCTCAATCCGCTATATACTGATCGCTCCACGCTCTCATTTGTGGGCAATCCAAACCTGGATCCGGAAACCGACATCAGCTATGAATTGGGATTGAAATCGCAGATCACCTCTGATGATGCCTTAACCGTAGCCGCATTCTGGAAAGATAAATACGATTTTATTACTTCTTCCTCCATTGATATTGTGGACGTAACCGGCCGGGAGGTTTCGCGCACCATGCGCATCAATTCTGATTATGCCCGGATTCGCGGTATAGAGACTTCCTACCTGAAACGGATAGGCCAATGGTTCAGCGGCCAGCTTTCAGTGAGCTACACGATTGCCACCGGACAAAGTGCTTCCGCTTCAGAAGCACTGGGGGATATTCTCAATACCGGCAATCGCGAAGAAACGCGTGAATTTCCGCTTCCCTGGGACCGGCCCTGGGACATTAAAATGAATTCGATCTTTACTGTGGATCAGGATACCGGGCTTTTCGGTTGGGGTTTACTGAACCACTTCCGGTTTTACCTCGAAGGAAATTTCCGTTCGGGCAGGCGCTATACGCCTTATGAATTTACCGGCAATGAGCCATTCAGCGGGCGGCCTGTGTATGAAGTGAAATGATCCGGAAGCTCGGTTTTCATTGCTGGGTGATCCATGGGTCAATCTTGATCTTAACCTGCAGAAATGGTGGGAACTTAAGGGAATGCGGATTTCCTGGCTGCTGGAGATTACGAATGTGCTGAACTATCGTAATACGCAGATCGTGAATCCTGTTACGGGCAGAGCCTATGAAGCCGGGGACAATGTTCCGCAGAACTGGCGCGATCCCCGGTTTGTGGATCCCCGTGATCCCCGTTCCTCAAATCTCCCCCCTGATGACCCCGCGCGGTATCTTGCTCCCAGACATTTCCTCACCGGGGTTTCAATCGGTTTTTAGTTTATTATTAAATACTGGTTTTAATTTTTTCGAAGCAATGCCAGATGCTATAAGAATTTAAAGCAAAGCAAAATTTTTATTCCTATTAATTTTTATGTTATAAATGAGTAAAAATCCAATATTCATATTAAACGGTAATAAAGTTACAACCTAATAAAATCAGGCACACTTCACGCACCGCTTGCTTTCGGGAACCAGGGCCAGCCGCTGGATTGGGATTGAGTTTCCGCATTTTACACATTTCCCAAAATGGGACTTATCAATATCCTCAAGAGCTTCCTTCAGGGCCGCAAGCCTGTTGCGGACTTCTCTGTGGGTTGCTTCATTCACACTGCGGTTATTAATGGCATCCATGCGCGAAACACGGCCAATAGCATTTTCAGGCGGGATGGGTTTTATCAGCTCTTCAAGTTCCACAATGTATTTTTCGGTTCTTGAAATTTTCTTCTGGATCTTTTCTCTCAATATTTCTTTTTCATCATTGGTCATAGGAGTATATTGAATTCTTTGTAAAGGTGCTATTTCCACTTGAAATAGCCAACGCTTCATCCCGGTGCAGTTTTTAGCGGTTTGTAGCATGCCGGGCCGGGCATTCTCTTCCGCAAGGTAGGAAAGCTGTTCCCTGATACCGACAAGAAAAGCGTACAAAAGGACGTTTCGTAAGGCTTAGCTTGTATAGTTCAAAACTATATCTTTGCCGCCATCCATGAAGCCCGGAGACGTATGAAAAAATTAAATTTCAAGAAAGACATTCTTCCCCACCTCCTTGTCGTATTGGGTTTTATCCTGCTATCGTATATTTACTTTCTTCCGGTGATTTCAGGCAAAGTGCTGAGCCAGCACGACATTAAGCAATGGAGGGGCGCCTATCATCAAATGGAGGAATTCAATAAAGAGACAGGCGAAAAGACGCTTTGGACCAACGCGATGTTCAGTGGAATGCCGGCATACCAGATATATCTTCCTTATGAGAAAGATCTGTGGGGCATAAAATACATCCAGATCGCTCTGATCAAGACTTTTCCCAGCCCGGTAAACTCGCTGTTTCTGTACATGCTGGGCTTTTATCTCTTGCTCCTTTCCCTCCGTGTGAATAAATGGGTGGCAGCGATTTGCGCCATTGCCTTTTGTTTTTCAAGCTATAATCTTATTATTATTGAAGCGGGGCACATTACCAAATCGTATGCGATTGCATTTGCGCCTTTTGTTTTAGCCGGAATACTGTTTACGTTGCGTTCCCCGCATAAAATCATTGGAGCCTCATTAACAGGAATTGCCCTTGCCATTCAAATAAAAACCAACCACATTCAGATCACGTATTATCTCTTTCTTGTTACTATGATCATAGGAATTGTGGAACTAATATATGCCTACAAACGAGAGGAGATCGTGGATTTCCTGAAGTCCGTGGGATTTCTGGTTGTAGCGGCAGGACTGGGAGCGCTCGCCAATTTTACCAACCTGGCAGTTACGGAAGAGTACGGAGCAGAAACCATTCGCGGAACGTCTGAGCTTACGCAGGAGGACAGCCGGGATGTTGCAGCATTGGATTGGGAATATGCCATGGAATACAGTTATGGCATTGCCGAGACTTTTAACCTGATCATTCCAAATTTTATGGGAGGCGCATCATCCAGCGCTCTGAGCAGGAAATCGGCAACGTATGAATTTCTAAGGCAGCAAAACGTACCCAATGCCAATAATATCATAGAGCAGCTTCCTACTTATTGGGGACCACAAAGGATTACCTCCGGGCCTGTATATATTGGAGCTGTGATGATATTCTTCTTTGTATTGGGCCTTTTCCTGATTAAAGGACCGGTAAAATGGTGGGTGGTGATTGCGACCATCCTGGCTATTCTCCTCGCCTGGGGCAAGCATTTCGAGACTTTTAACAGCCTGATGTTCAAATATCTTCCGCTCTACAATAAATTCAGGGCGGTTTCAATGGCATTGGTTATTGTTCAACTAACGGTTCCTTTAATGGGCGCTTTGGCTTTAAATGAATTATACTATAAAAGGCACTCAACCAAGGAATTTATTAAATACCTGA is a genomic window containing:
- a CDS encoding TonB-dependent receptor, which translates into the protein MDFDFKGLRQGLFLVPLFLLVASAIQAQDATLKGKVTDKETAEALIGANVYFKGTTKGEITDIDGKYEIRDISSGTYDLVFSYMGYEQLVMTGLRFEPGEQKTINVQMKMSALTFGEEVVIIGKKPLIDVEQGQTERTISTENIEAAPARNIEQILNTQAGVQNSPTGLHIRGGRTYETGFFIDGVSAKDPLSGNGIGLDLGSNSISQLEITTGGSGVEYGNNTAGVVNTRTRAGGDKLSANFLYKRDNFNFNRDWESVFNQQVFEANIGGPVKVLNSVLKNRLRFHTSLRFDLNDTYLPNPASQLTSSLYPDVNVAPYQDNSWSALVKMNYDITPKKRITATYMKSLTINQDLNMLRITGNDLPYNPGFQFPFMLQPDNASTFTHDANMQIVNWAHTINSKFSYQATLSRFFVHLRGDANGRPWRPEVVNTEFDPQSIVTFPVEYFNPDDSVAFVMAAPGLFNNNGISTLWHDHRVEEYTLRLNGFRYSENTLNKLTFGTEVKLQDLRWVDVTKPWIGAPIELADGSFSQTFRLGEISDLWQVTPATGAFYISDKIKYQGLIAEAGARLEYWFPGQFVDDAVENSNSPIRDEIRQAYREETTRFLGKRFKARLLPKISASFPIKENQVMYFNYGHSMVLPHPSFVYTGLNPLYTDRSTLSFVGNPNLDPETDISYELGLKSQITSDDALTVAAFWKDKYDFITSSSIDIVDVTGREVSRTMRINSDYARIRGIETSYLKRIGQWFSGQLSVSYTIATGQSASASEALGDILNTGNREETREFPLPWDRPWDIKMNSIFTVDQDTGLFGWGLLNHFRFYLEGNFRSGRRYTPYEFTGNEPFSGRPVYEVK
- a CDS encoding TraR/DksA C4-type zinc finger protein, encoding MYAFLVGIREQLSYLAEENARPGMLQTAKNCTGMKRWLFQVEIAPLQRIQYTPMTNDEKEILREKIQKKISRTEKYIVELEELIKPIPPENAIGRVSRMDAINNRSVNEATHREVRNRLAALKEALEDIDKSHFGKCVKCGNSIPIQRLALVPESKRCVKCA